A single Sodalis-like secondary symbiont of Drepanosiphum platanoidis DNA region contains:
- a CDS encoding metal-dependent hydrolase has translation MTSNGHLIFSLASFIFIKKLNLLKIINENNWLNIITGSIISCLLPDIDHPKSFLGRKLKWISLPIFKIFGHRGFTHSILSIIFLYKILISKLIINLFITTDISYIIILGYINHIIADFLTPLGVPLFWPCTWRFKIPILNNNKNPYWEKFFCMLLLITSIIFPLKIHFINFYLKNIWIKFF, from the coding sequence ATGACTTCAAATGGACATTTAATATTTTCTTTAGCAAGTTTTATTTTTATAAAAAAATTAAATTTATTAAAAATTATAAATGAAAATAATTGGTTAAATATAATTACAGGAAGTATAATAAGTTGTTTACTTCCAGATATTGATCATCCTAAATCTTTTTTAGGAAGAAAATTAAAATGGATTTCTTTACCTATATTTAAAATATTCGGTCATAGAGGATTTACTCATAGTATATTATCAATAATATTTTTATATAAAATATTAATATCTAAATTAATTATAAATTTATTTATTACTACAGATATATCATATATAATAATATTAGGATATATTAATCATATTATTGCAGATTTTTTAACACCATTAGGTGTTCCTTTATTTTGGCCATGTACTTGGCGTTTTAAAATTCCTATATTAAATAATAATAAAAATCCTTATTGGGAAAAATTTTTTTGTATGTTATTGTTAATAACATCTATAATATTTCCTTTAAAAATACATTTTATTAATTTTTATTTAAAAAATATTTGGATAAAATTTTTTTAA